One window of the Pseudobdellovibrionaceae bacterium genome contains the following:
- a CDS encoding four helix bundle protein, with protein MVKSLKVIQKLEVLLMELLPALRRYPKTERYTLAEKIERVGLDVVENIYTASYHPKLRNESLNLARTRLHLLGFLLRISRRQGLLSEGLYEMISLKLVEIGKMLTGWEKATR; from the coding sequence ATGGTTAAGTCATTAAAGGTTATTCAAAAATTGGAAGTTTTACTTATGGAACTTTTACCAGCACTAAGACGCTACCCAAAAACTGAACGATATACTTTAGCTGAAAAAATAGAACGAGTGGGTTTGGACGTTGTAGAAAACATTTATACTGCATCCTATCACCCAAAGTTGCGAAATGAGTCATTAAATCTTGCACGAACTCGGTTGCATTTACTGGGGTTTTTATTGCGAATTTCTCGCCGTCAAGGTCTGCTCTCAGAAGGTCTTTATGAAATGATCTCTTTAAAATTGGTTGAGATTGGAAAGATGCTCACGGGTTGGGAAAAGGCTACGAGGTAA
- a CDS encoding helix-turn-helix domain-containing protein, translating to MSWITLTEAAKLTNKPVRTLRHQAANGKIVVKKDGRNWLVKKSCLTSEGEDNGTATSEISNPPNSIPFRQGNIPQKQNGNRKFKTLDDLGVYNELKGIVLSLDSSARKDQAPIYFLLKKGLKLIAMGFYEYNKIKKGECFAKARSVVAQALVEAQLEANDFCKALGLALQNSILPGLSGLIRKMDTREKNHG from the coding sequence ATGTCATGGATCACTTTAACAGAAGCTGCGAAGCTAACAAATAAACCTGTACGAACTTTAAGACATCAGGCCGCGAATGGTAAAATCGTTGTAAAAAAAGATGGTCGAAACTGGTTGGTAAAAAAGAGTTGTTTGACATCAGAGGGTGAGGATAATGGTACAGCCACGAGTGAAATATCAAACCCGCCCAATTCAATACCTTTTCGGCAAGGGAATATTCCACAAAAACAAAATGGGAACAGAAAATTTAAAACCCTTGATGATCTTGGGGTCTACAATGAGTTAAAAGGAATTGTTTTATCGCTTGATTCAAGTGCTAGGAAAGACCAGGCTCCGATTTATTTTTTATTAAAAAAAGGACTTAAGCTTATTGCCATGGGTTTCTATGAATATAATAAAATAAAAAAAGGGGAGTGTTTTGCAAAAGCGAGGTCCGTTGTAGCTCAGGCTCTTGTCGAGGCTCAATTAGAAGCTAACGATTTTTGTAAGGCGTTAGGGTTGGCTTTGCAAAATTCAATATTACCGGGTTTGAGTGGTTTGATTAGAAAAATGGACACGAGAGAAAAAAATCATGGTTAA